Below is a window of Chryseobacterium arthrosphaerae DNA.
CTAATATATTGGCGTATTGCTTTCTGTCTACGTGTAAGCTCATTTTAGTGATTTTTAAAGTTTAACTCCTGAACTTTTGCAAGGCTTGCTTTTTTCTGATCTTCAGAATCTACCTGTCCGTCAACAAGGTTATTGAAGCCCATTGCTTTTTTGGTTCCTCCTATTTCTACCAGTTCCACTTCTTTTTCTTCTCCCGGTTCGAAACGTACGGCAGTACTTGCCACAATATTCAGTCTCTTCCCGAAAGCTTTTTCACGGTCAAAGCTCATGGCTTTATTCACCTCGAAAAAATGGAAGTGTGAACCTACCTGAATAGGACGGTCTCCTGTGTTGGTCACTTTTATTTTTACGGTTTCTCTGCCTTCATTGCAGATGATGGTACCTTCTTTTACAAAAATTTCTCCTGGTGTCATAATCATTAAGGATTAACGGATTGGGTTGTGTACGGTTACAAGCTTGGTTCCATCAGGGAATGTAGCTTCGATCTGAACGTCATGGATCATGTCAGCCACTCCGGGCATCACATCTTCTTTAGTCAGAAGATTAGCGCCTTCCTGCATCAGCTCAGCTACTTTTTTTCCATCTCTTGCTCCTTCAAGCAGGAAATGACTGATCAGTGCTATAGATTCCGGATAGTTTAATTTAAGGCCTCTCGCCTTTCTTTTTAGAGCCAGCTCGCCTGCCAGAAATAGCATAAGCTTCTCCGTTTCTCTCGGTGTTAAGTGCATAGTATTTTTATTTAAAATTTGGACAAACAGTATCTGGTCTGCCCTTCTGAAAAGGCAAAACAGAAATGTTCGAAAAATGTAAAAATGGGAATGATATCACGGGTCTGTATGATGCATACAAACCACAGGAAGTCATTAAGTTTTAATATAAAATTAGCAGCCCGCTATCTGCAGGGAATGATACAGTATGTATCTTGGCGCTGTAATATAAATACGGTTTTGAACGGCCGCAACCGGAGTATTAAAGGTATACTTTGCAAAGAAGTAGTTGAGCCACTGCTGTGCAAGTATTGAATAGTCCAATTTTACCTTCTCCCAGTCATTGGAGTCCTGAACATCCTGGACATCTGAAAAACTATACATTTCAGGCTGGGTCTGCTGATCCGATTTTTGCTGAAGAAGATGAATTTTTGAAAGAAGATCAGAATATGCTTCAGTTTTCCCTTTATGTGCAAAAAGGCCTGCACATAAAGCTGAAAAAAATAATATAAAAGAGAAAAATAGGACTCTTTTTTTCATACCTGATTATAATGGTGTAAAATTAGAACAATCTTAAAATCCCGGCTATCAAAAAAATTATTTAAAATGTTCAAAATCGCAACAAATACAATTTTATATATTTTTAACATTCCATCATAACCCATTTATTTACAGTACTTAATACCTGTTTATGAACTGTGACAAATATTTTATTGTCCTTATTCCTGTAATTAAGCCCCTTCAATACACCATTTTCTTTTATTAAATATATTGTGTTAATCAGTCAGATATTTTTAAAAGTACATTACTAAAAAATATTTTCCAGCAATGATTATTCACTATGAAAGTTTATTTCACAAAAACAGACGGTATTTTTTCTTTCCTTATAATTATCGTAAATTTGTATACAACATTCAA
It encodes the following:
- the ureA gene encoding urease subunit gamma, with the translated sequence MHLTPRETEKLMLFLAGELALKRKARGLKLNYPESIALISHFLLEGARDGKKVAELMQEGANLLTKEDVMPGVADMIHDVQIEATFPDGTKLVTVHNPIR
- the ureB gene encoding urease subunit beta, yielding MTPGEIFVKEGTIICNEGRETVKIKVTNTGDRPIQVGSHFHFFEVNKAMSFDREKAFGKRLNIVASTAVRFEPGEEKEVELVEIGGTKKAMGFNNLVDGQVDSEDQKKASLAKVQELNFKNH